From the genome of Carassius gibelio isolate Cgi1373 ecotype wild population from Czech Republic chromosome B10, carGib1.2-hapl.c, whole genome shotgun sequence, one region includes:
- the LOC127966570 gene encoding calcium release-activated calcium channel protein 1, with product MNMSRNEHSLQALSWRKLYLSRAKLKASSRTSALLSGFAMVAMVEVQLDTNHDYPPGLLIAFSACTTVLVAVHLFALMVSTCILPNIEAVSNVHNLNSVKESPHERMHCHIELAWAFSTVIGTLLFLAEVVLLCWVKFLPIKPKDQKNGTISAGVAAAITSTSIMVPFGLVFIVFAVHFYRSLVSHKTDRQFQELEELEDLQNELDNRGEASNLQSPSSLYP from the exons ATGAACATGAGTCGGAACGAACATTCGCTGCAGGCTCTGTCCTGGAGAAAGCTTTATCTGAGCAGAGCCAAACTCAAAGCTTCCAGTCGCACGTCGGCTCTTTTATCCGGTTTCGCAATG GTGGCAATGGTGGAAGTACAGCTGGACACCAATCACGACTATCCCCCAGGACTGCTGATCGCTTTCAGCGCTTGCACCACTGTGTTGGTGGCTGTCCACCTGTTCGCCCTCATGGTGAGCACCTGCATCCTGCCCAACATCGAAGCGGTCAGCAACGTGCACAACCTCAACTCTGTGAAGGAGTCTCCTCACGAGAGAATGCATTGCCATATCGAGCTGGCCTGGGCTTTTTCCACAGTCATTGGAACGCTGCTGTTCCTGGCCGAGGTGGTCCTGCTGTGCTGGGTCAAGTTTTTACCCATTAAGCCGAAGGATCAGAAAAACGGTACTATATCCGCCGGGGTGGCCGCTGCGATCACGTCTACCTCCATCATGGTGCCTTTCGGCTTGGTTTTTATCGTCTTCGCTGTGCATTTTTACCGCTCGCTGGTCAGCCACAAAACCGACAGGCAGTTTCAAGAGTTAGAAGAGTTGGAGGACTTACAGAACGAACTGGACAATCGAGGGGAGGCGTCTAACTTACAGTCTCCCAGTTCCCTTTACCCCTAG
- the LOC127966569 gene encoding transmembrane protein 120B, with protein MSLERCQSEWTEIDQEYQQLQEAHKVYKQKLEELTNLQAICSSAISKQRKGLKDLKNSLHKCTKTCNEKETEVINDLKVQIKERQNVFFDMESYLPKKNGLYLNLVLGNVNVTLLSNQAKFAYKDEYEKFKLYMTIILMFGAVTCLFLFNYRVTDEIFNFLLVWYYCTLTIRESILMSNGSRIKGWWVSHHYVSTFLSGVMLTWPEGPMYQMFRSQFLAFSIYQSCVQFLQYYYQSGCLYRLRALGERNQLDLTVEGFQSWMWRGLTFLLPFLFFGHFWQLYNAVTLFKLSSRDDCKEWQVFMLALTFLVLFLGNFLTTLKVVHQKLQKNKEKVKNN; from the exons ATGTCACTGGAGAGATGTCAAAGTGAATGGACAGAAATAGATCAAGAATATCAGCAATTACAG gaAGCGCACAAAGTCTACAAACAGAAGCTGGAGGAGCTGACGAACCTGCAGGCGATATGCAGCAGTGCCATAAGCAAGCAAAGAAAAGGCCTCAAAGACCTCAAGAATAGTCTTCATAA ATGTACGAAAACTTGCAATGAAAAAGAAACAGAGGTGATAAATGACCTGAAGGTTCAAATTAAAGAAAGGCAAAATGTCTTTTTTGACATGGAGTCCTACTTGCCAAAGAAAAACGG ATTGTACTTAAATTTGGTCCTTGGAAATGTGAATGTCACACTCCTCAGCAACCAAGCCAA GTTTGCATACAAAGATGAATACGAGAAGTTCAAACTTTATATGACTATAATACTAATGTTTGGTGCTGTCACCTGCCTCTTCCTTTTCAACTACCG GGTTACAGATGAAATCTTCAACTTTTTATTGGTGTGGTATTATTGCACGTTGACAATAAGAGAGAGTATCCTCATGAGCAATGGGTCACG aattAAAGGCTGGTGGGTGTCACATCACTACGTGTCAACCTTTTTATCAGGTGTTATGTTGACATG GCCAGAAGGTCCAATGTATCAGATGTTCAGAAGTCAGTTCCTGGCTTTCTCCATCTATCAGA GTTGTGTGCAGTTTCTTCAGTATTATTATCAGAGCGGCTGCTTGTATCGGTTACGGGCTCTGGGGGAGAGAAACCAGCTGGACCTGACAGTGG AGGGCTTTCAATCATGGATGTGGAGGGGGCTTACATTCCTTCTTCCATTTCTATTCTTTGGCCAC TTTTGGCAGCTGTACAATGCTGTGACTCTTTTTAAGCTGTCCTCCCGTGATGACTGCAAGGAATGGCAG gTGTTCATGTTGGCCTTGACATTTCTCGTCCTGTTCTTGGGAAATTTCCTCACGACTTTAAAAGTGGTCCACCAGAAGCtccagaaaaataaagaaaaggtcAAAAATAACTGA
- the LOC127966571 gene encoding rho-related GTP-binding protein RhoF produces MTQNGTVAGNGTQTDSLKIVIVGDGGCGKTSLLMVYAKGDFPEKYAPSVFDKYVTTVSYGGKDIQLNLYDTAGQEDYDRLRPLSYQEVNLVVICYDVTNPTSFDNVTIKWYPEVRHFCRDIPIILIGCKTDLRKDKEKTRKLKALDQAPITYLQGEQIQKQLNAEIYLECSAKYRENVEDIFREATKRALAARAKARHRKKKKRCTIL; encoded by the exons ATGACACAGAACGGCACTGTGGCCGGCAATGGCACTCAAACTGATTCTCTCAAAATTGTGATCGTCGGAGACGGTGGTTGTGGGAAAACATCACTGCTTATGGTGTACGCCAAAGGAGATTTCCCAGAG AAATATGCTCCATCTGTGTTTGACAAATATGTCACCACTGTATCCTATGGAGGGAAGGATATTCAGCTGAACCTTTACGATACGGCAG GCCAGGAAGACTACGATCGCTTGAGGCCCTTGTCGTATCAAGAAGTAAACCTTGTTGTCATCTGCTATGATGTGACTAATCCGACGTCGTTCGACAATGTCACGATAAAG TGGTACCCAGAGGTCCGTCATTTCTGCCGTGACATCCCCATTATCTTGATAGGGTGCAAGACAGACCTGCGAAAGGACAAAGAGAAGACGAGGAAGCTCAAAGCTTTAGATCAGGCGCCCATCACCTACCTCCAG GGTGAACAGATCCAGAAGCAATTGAATGCTGAGATATATCTGGAGTGTTCGGCTAAATATAGAGAAAACGTAGAGGACATTTTCAGAGAGGCAACCAAGCGAGCACTAGCGGCCAGGGCTAAAGCAAGACATCGCAAGAAGAAGAAACGCTGTACCATTCTGTGA